A region of Thiofilum sp. DNA encodes the following proteins:
- a CDS encoding histidine kinase, translated as MAEHVASIPITQIQRPTKSDVNPIVDNGDSFSSPRRKHDELFVAQSVVALPWQGWLALVALFVIFIAIGASYLWIVAGLDPDNGLRSLLTVLWLIAGIGVMTLFYWIWREFTCFGDELSLWAQRLRRNDLSARMPILRRACPSRVIREQINAITEDYQAVARAQLQRLERQDRYIARKNHHLNVLYDVAAAINRADNLESLLDRFLVTLKGVVQAEAVAIRLLDKDNVLRLVASIGLDDEVMQRETAILATQCTCGKAFDEKEIRIRTDINKCEHLIGRVLFERRNHMEMLAVPLLYRDKTLGIYNIFVSRDRHAYLEDEHELLMSIGRHLGMAIEKASVEEEAHTLSIMKERTRMAHELHDSLAQTIASLRFKVRLFDDSLRNSADSNPRLWTELENLELTIDEAYAEIRSLITHFRAPLDGKGIVRAVELLVEKFRKETNLEVFFYQNWALQSLERDVEIEVIRIIQESLNNIRKHSQATTVRILMHSNEEGRCSVLIEDNGIGLPETLPEPDPITGEHIGLSVMQERAANIKGELHFESDPDEGGTLVQLNFEAPEERKLSQILDRMTPKTPTDKSVDTGTPL; from the coding sequence ATGGCCGAGCATGTGGCTAGCATTCCGATTACTCAAATTCAACGCCCTACTAAATCAGACGTTAACCCCATTGTCGATAATGGTGACAGTTTCAGCTCACCACGGCGTAAGCATGATGAGCTGTTTGTTGCTCAATCGGTGGTGGCATTACCGTGGCAAGGCTGGTTAGCTCTGGTGGCGTTATTTGTTATTTTTATTGCTATCGGAGCTAGCTACTTGTGGATTGTGGCGGGACTTGATCCAGATAATGGCTTACGCAGTTTATTAACCGTATTATGGCTCATTGCGGGCATTGGCGTTATGACGCTGTTTTATTGGATTTGGCGTGAGTTTACCTGCTTTGGTGATGAATTATCTTTATGGGCGCAACGCTTAAGGCGTAATGATCTCAGTGCGCGTATGCCGATTTTACGCCGTGCTTGCCCTTCACGCGTGATTCGTGAGCAAATTAATGCGATTACCGAAGATTATCAGGCAGTCGCTCGCGCACAATTGCAACGTTTAGAACGTCAAGATCGCTATATTGCCCGTAAAAATCATCATTTAAATGTGCTGTATGATGTCGCTGCGGCGATTAATCGCGCTGATAATTTAGAGAGCTTATTAGACCGCTTTTTAGTAACGCTGAAAGGGGTAGTGCAGGCTGAAGCGGTCGCCATTCGTCTCTTGGATAAAGATAATGTGCTGCGTTTGGTAGCGAGTATCGGACTGGATGATGAAGTGATGCAGCGCGAAACGGCGATTCTGGCTACTCAGTGTACCTGTGGCAAAGCCTTTGACGAGAAAGAAATTCGCATTCGCACCGATATTAATAAATGCGAGCATTTGATTGGGCGTGTCCTGTTTGAGCGCCGCAATCACATGGAAATGCTAGCTGTTCCCTTACTGTATCGTGATAAAACCTTAGGGATTTACAATATTTTTGTCTCGCGCGACCGCCATGCTTATTTAGAGGATGAGCATGAGTTACTGATGAGTATTGGGCGTCATTTAGGCATGGCGATTGAAAAGGCTAGCGTAGAGGAAGAAGCACATACCTTATCCATTATGAAAGAGCGTACTCGTATGGCGCATGAGTTACACGACTCGTTAGCTCAGACGATTGCTAGCCTACGCTTTAAAGTACGCCTCTTTGACGATTCACTACGCAATAGTGCCGATAGTAATCCACGTTTGTGGACTGAATTAGAAAACTTAGAACTTACTATTGATGAAGCCTACGCCGAAATTCGCAGTTTAATTACCCATTTTAGAGCGCCTTTAGACGGTAAAGGCATTGTGCGGGCTGTTGAGTTATTAGTAGAAAAGTTTCGTAAAGAAACGAATTTAGAAGTGTTTTTCTATCAAAATTGGGCGCTACAAAGCTTGGAGCGTGATGTTGAGATAGAAGTAATCCGTATTATACAAGAATCTTTAAATAATATTCGTAAACATAGCCAAGCAACCACAGTACGTATTTTGATGCATAGCAATGAGGAGGGTCGTTGTTCTGTGTTAATAGAAGATAATGGTATTGGTTTGCCTGAAACCTTACCGGAGCCTGATCCAATCACCGGAGAACATATTGGATTGAGTGTTATGCAGGAGCGTGCTGCCAATATTAAGGGTGAATTACATTTTGAGAGTGATCCAGATGAGGGTGGAACCTTAGTTCAACTGAACTTTGAGGCGCCTGAAGAACGTAAGCTCTCGCAGATCTTAGATCGTATGACACCAAAAACTCCAACCGATAAATCCGTTGACACAGGGACACCACTATGA
- a CDS encoding iron-sulfur cluster assembly accessory protein produces MITITPNALQQVKLAASSSNATGLALRIEIQPKADGSFNYLMGFDEQRQVGDVELEQDGVKVLIGKDSKPLAQGMVLDFVELNGQMEFIFLNPNDPYFQPPKES; encoded by the coding sequence ATGATTACAATTACTCCCAATGCATTACAACAGGTTAAACTAGCAGCAAGCTCTTCTAATGCCACCGGTTTAGCCTTACGTATTGAAATCCAACCTAAGGCAGATGGTAGCTTTAATTATCTGATGGGGTTTGATGAACAGCGCCAAGTAGGTGATGTAGAGCTAGAGCAAGACGGAGTTAAGGTGCTTATTGGTAAAGACTCTAAGCCTCTAGCTCAAGGAATGGTATTAGATTTTGTAGAGCTAAATGGGCAAATGGAGTTTATTTTTTTAAACCCTAATGACCCCTATTTTCAGCCGCCTAAGGAGTCTTAA